In Streptomyces sp. HUAS ZL42, the DNA window GGGCTGGACGACCCGGCGCTCGTACGGACCGCTCCTGGGCCGGAACTCGCGCAGTCTCAGCCTCATGCAGGGTGCCCTGGGTTCCTCATGTGTCCCAGCGTCGCGGTCCCGGGGAGCCGTCGGCAACGGAAATACCGCTCAGCACGTCCTCAGAGGCTGACGCCCACCGTCACCGGCTCGTTGACCAGCGTGATCCCGAAGGCCTCGCGCACCCCGGCCACGACCTCACGGGCCAGCGCGAGCAGGTCCTCGGTGGTCGCGCCGCCCCGGTTGGTGAGGGCGAGGGTGTGCTTGGTGGAGATGCGGGCCGGGCCGCTGCCGTAGCCCTTGGTGAAGCCCGCCTTGTCGATCAGCCAGGCCGCGGAGGTCTTGGTGTGCCCCTCCCCCGCCGGGTAGGCGGGCGGCTGGACGTCCTCACCCAGGCGCTCCTTCACGCGCGCGTGGAACACGGCGAAGTCGGCGTCCTTGAGGATCGGGTTGGTGAAGAAGGACCCTGCCGACCAGGTGTCGTGGTCCTCGGGGTCCAGCACCATGCCCTTCCCCGCACGCAGCTTCAGCACGGTCTCCCGGGCGTCGGCGAGCGGCACGCGGTCGCCGGGCTCCACGCCCAGCGCGCGGGCGGTCTCGGCGTATCTGAGGGGTGCCGACAGTCCGCCGGCGTCCTCCAGCTCGAAGCGGACACGCAGGACGACATAGCGCTCGGGGTCGGCCTTGAAGCGGCTGTGGCGGTACGAGAAGCCGCACTCGGCGTTGGTGAGGGTGACCGTCCCGCCCGCCTCGCGGTCGTACGCGATCACCTCGGTGATCGTGGCCGAGACCTCCTGGCCGTACGCCCCGACGTTCTGGATCGGGGTCGCGCCCGCCGAGCCGGGGATGCCGGCCAGGCACTCGATGCCGGCCAGTCCGGCCTCGACCGTGCAGGTGACGGCGTCGGTCCACACCTCGCCGGCCGCCAGCTCCAGCCGCGTACCGACGAGCTCGAAGCCACGCGTGGCGATGCGCAGGGCTGTGCCCTCGAAGCCCTTGTCACCGATGACCAGGTTCGAACCACCGCCGATGATCAGCAGCGGCGTCCCGGCGGCGTCGGCCTCGCTGACGGCGGCGATCACCTCGGCGTCGGTCGTCGCGGTCACCAGCCGGTCCGCGGGACCACCCAGCCGGAAGGTGGTCAGCGGAGCAAGGGGAGCATCGTGGAGTTCCTGCACGCGCCCAAGACTACGAGACGCGACTGACAGCCCTGTCCGCCGTCTGCTGAGCGAACCCAGCCGCCCGGCACCAGCCCACGGCGCCTGCCACACGAACGCGAACGGCCCCGCCGCAATGGCAGGGCCGCACGTACCGACGGTTCAGGAGCCGACCCCTTCCAGCACCGGCATGGACCCGGCCGGCTCCGAACCCCCCGCCGCGCGCTTCCGCGCCGGAATCAACAGCGTCGCAACCCCGGCCACCGCCACCACCGCACCACCGGTCACCAGCGCCGGCCGCAGCCCGTCCACAAAGGCCTGGCCGCTCTCGTACCCGCCCTGCGCCGAGAAGATCGACGCCATGATCGCGATGCCCAACGCACCGCCCACCTCCCGCAACGCGTTGTTCGCGCCGGAGGCGATGCCCTGCTCCTTGGGCAGGACGCTGGACATCACCAGGTTCGAGGCCGGCGCGAAGAACAACGCCATGCCGACACCGCTGATGATCAGGCCGGGCAGCTGGGCCGCGTAGGAGACGTCGACCGCCACCACGGAGGCCATGTAGCCGAGCCCCGCCGCCTGCAGGAAGAGCCCCGCGGCGACGACCGGACGGCCACCGATGCGGTCGGACAGGATGCCGGCGATCGGCGCGACCAGCATCGGCATGCCGGTCCACGGCAGCATCCTCAACCCCGCCTCGGTCGGCGAGTAACCGAGCACGCCCTGCAGGAACTGGCTGAGCAGGAAGATCGAGCCGAACATCCCGAGGAACATCAGCATGCTCGCCGCGTTGATCCCGGAGAAGGCGCGGGAGCGGAAGAGCCGCATCGGAAGCATCGGGTTCGCTGCCCGCATCCCGTGCAAGACGAACGCGGCCAGCAGCACGCCGCCCGCGATCAGTCCGGTCAGCACGAGCGAGCTGGTCCAGCCGTCGGCCGGCCCGCGGACCAGACCGTAGACGATCCCGAAGAGGCCGCCGCTGGCCAGCAGGGTGCCGGGGACGTCGAGCGCGGCGCCGGTGCCGTGGGACTCGGCGAGACGCAGCCGGGCGAGCGGCAGCAGGGCCAGGCCCAGCGGAACGTTCAGCCAGAAGATCCACTGCCAGGAGATGTGTTCGGTGAGGCTGCCG includes these proteins:
- a CDS encoding DHA2 family efflux MFS transporter permease subunit; protein product: MSQQTAQHAQTAPPARRGGAVWALVITSVAGFMAALDNLVVTTALPSIRKDLGGALDDLEWTVSAYTLTFAVLLMFGAALGDRFGRRRMFLAGLTVFTGASAAAALAPGIGSLIAARAVQGVGAAVMMPLTLTLLTAAVPVAKRGMAYGIWGAVNGLAVASGPLIGGSLTEHISWQWIFWLNVPLGLALLPLARLRLAESHGTGAALDVPGTLLASGGLFGIVYGLVRGPADGWTSSLVLTGLIAGGVLLAAFVLHGMRAANPMLPMRLFRSRAFSGINAASMLMFLGMFGSIFLLSQFLQGVLGYSPTEAGLRMLPWTGMPMLVAPIAGILSDRIGGRPVVAAGLFLQAAGLGYMASVVAVDVSYAAQLPGLIISGVGMALFFAPASNLVMSSVLPKEQGIASGANNALREVGGALGIAIMASIFSAQGGYESGQAFVDGLRPALVTGGAVVAVAGVATLLIPARKRAAGGSEPAGSMPVLEGVGS
- a CDS encoding UDP-N-acetylmuramate dehydrogenase; the encoded protein is MQELHDAPLAPLTTFRLGGPADRLVTATTDAEVIAAVSEADAAGTPLLIIGGGSNLVIGDKGFEGTALRIATRGFELVGTRLELAAGEVWTDAVTCTVEAGLAGIECLAGIPGSAGATPIQNVGAYGQEVSATITEVIAYDREAGGTVTLTNAECGFSYRHSRFKADPERYVVLRVRFELEDAGGLSAPLRYAETARALGVEPGDRVPLADARETVLKLRAGKGMVLDPEDHDTWSAGSFFTNPILKDADFAVFHARVKERLGEDVQPPAYPAGEGHTKTSAAWLIDKAGFTKGYGSGPARISTKHTLALTNRGGATTEDLLALAREVVAGVREAFGITLVNEPVTVGVSL